Genomic DNA from Pseudorasbora parva isolate DD20220531a chromosome 17, ASM2467924v1, whole genome shotgun sequence:
CATGCAAAGCTGAAAGTGTCGATGGTTTCGGAAACGTTAATGTGAATCAGAAACTATTGACACTTTCGACTTCGCATTAATTGCATGCTTCAAACATCATGCATGCATGCCTTTACTTTTGTCTGGGTTTTAGAAATcccatatttattatttttttaaagttttgattCTTGTTTGGCAGGGTTCAGATGACTGCATTGCTATACAGTATGGAGTCGTTCTCGCTGGCGGTGAACGGTGTGTCCCACGCGGAGGACCCGTTCTCCGGACCCCTGTCGTTCATCGAGCCCTGGAACTATCGCGTCCTGGCGGCGCTGATGTTCGTCGTGACCGCGGCGTCCCTGTCCGAGAACTTCACCGTAATGCTGGTCACTTTCCGCTTCACTCAGCTCCGACAGCCGCTCAACTACATCATCGTCAACCTGTCTCTGGCGGACTTCCTCATGTCGCTCATCGGCGGGACTATCAGCTTTTTAACTAACTTCCATGGGTACTTCTTCTTGGGTAAATGGGCTTGTGTTTTGGAGGGTTTTGCAGTCACCTTTTTTGGTAAGTGAAAAGTTATTCTctgcactcttagaagaaaaggttctatatagaacccaaAAAggatcactgcaaaaaatgcttttcttactcagtatttttgtcttgtttctagtccaaacatctaaaaattcttaaaacaagaagtatttactagacaagcaaaagtaattgtcttgttttggggaaaaataactcaaaataaagagtttttgctaagataagaaatgcatttttttttctttgcatcGTTCTATATAGAGCCCTTTTTATGTGCCAAAAGGgctctttcttgtcattatagaacccttttagaGCATAAAAGGGTCTTTGAAGTTCAAGTCCAaataaccttttatgctaaaaaggttaaaaaatagcatttagAGTCAACTCCTAAGACCCTTTTATGCTCTAAagaggttctataatgacaagaaagaacccttttggcacttaaaaagggctCTATATAGAAacttaggggttccaaatacctAGCGccaatagaaccttttaagattctatatagaaccttttcttcgaAGAGTGTACATGCATTAATTGCATGCTTCAAATATCATGCATGCATGCTTTTACATGCATGCTGGGTTTCAGAAATCccatatataacatttttatttttaaagttcaGTTTTGATTATTGTTTGGCAGGGTTCAAATGACTGCAAGTTACATCCATGAAAAGTCCATGTATGGCAAGCCgcttttacttttattatttcCCATGTGATTTATTGACATCAACAATTCAGTCTTCACGTTAGAACGATAATTCTTTATGGCATGAGTAACATTTTTAACTAGTAAAAAACTCTAATTCATGATATCTGTAATTGTATTTTGATTTACAATTGGCATTTTCTAGTGATATATCACCACATGCTGACATTCTAATTCAATTGTTGCAAGAATTATGATTTCTTTCTAGTTGAAATTATCAACCAGTAAAAATTATTTGTGATATCAATAATTCGATTGTCACTATAATGTTAATTTCTGATATCATGAAGGCTACATGAAAGCCATTATTGATATATCAGAAATAACAAATGTAACCTTTTAAGAATGTAACATTTCAACTTGTGACAAATGAGTTACTGATTTCagcaatttatatttttatcaagtaattattgatatctaaaatgatgattttttttactgGTGAGAAATCTGATTTCTAAAATTTCGACTACTAAGAAATCATAATTCACAAATGTCAACAGGCTGCGATTAAAATTCCATTGTTACAAGAATTATGAATTCTTGTTGAAATTCCCATTTCGCATATCAGATATAAAATTCTTATTGAAAAACAATTGTAAATTTTGATATCAATAATTACGTGGTCACTAGTGCAAATGACAATCAACATCAATAAttcaatttttactagtaaaaatcttaatttctgataattaattacaataattaaattatCACTAGTGACAACGGTAATTTCTAAAATCATTAATGTGATTTTTACTAGTAAGAACATGTTTAGATATCTGAAATTACTCCTATtgaattaacatgtttaatacattttgagaTATCAAGAATTAACATTTCAACTATTGAAAATTTAGTTATCGATATAAGGAATTCAtagttttacaaataacaaagtaattatttatataaatattatgattTTTTACTAGCACAAATGGTATTTCTGATATGTGTAATTGGAATTCTTGATTTtaacaattgaatttgaatatggcaagctgtttttttttattgaggattttaattcttgatatcaacaattaaaATTTCACTTATTAAAAAACTATCTGAAATTGTATTTTCACTAGTTAAATGTCACACATAGGCTGCCATTCAAATTCAATTCCTGACATAAAGAATTAGGATTTCTTAGTAGCTAAAATGCCAATTTCACATATCAGAAATACAATTTTTACTagtaaaaatcataatttttgatagaaaaaattacagaaatgtCCATTGATTATGTCCATTAAAATGTCCACAGATATCAACAATTGAATTGCTACTtgtaaaaatcatattttttatatcaataatttgattgtcattatttacaatgctaatttatgattttttttacttgtaaGACATGCATTTTAGATATCTGAAATTATtgatattaaaaatacatttttagattTCATAAATAACAAcatattgaaaatacatttacagAATTGCATTTTAACTGGTGAAAAGTGAGTTTATATCAggaatttatatttttactaaCGTAATTTTTAACATAAAAAGTTATGATTTTTACTAGTGTGATCTAATATGTGAACTCGGTAAGAAATCAacaatttaatttgaatgtCAGCTTATAATGACATTTAACTactgaaaatacatttaaatatataaagagTTATAGTTTTTCCTTGTGAAAACTGAATTGATATGAAGAATTAATATCCTGACAATGAATACACGtcaaaacggcttgccatagtGCATATCGATGATCACACACAGAGCTAAAACTAATTAACTTTATCTCTTTATACGCTATTGTTACAAAGCAGCTTCACtgtaataaacaggaaaataatgatcaatGATGCAAAATTAGATCTTTATTAAAAGTTGCTGAAGGGGAAAAAATAGGCTGCTTTTAAAATTACTAGATGTTTTGCACAAACAACATCATTGACTTCAAATATCTCAGAACCTGAGGGTTGTTAAAATATAATAGTAAAAGTAACTGTGTATATAGGCCGCATAATATTAAATGCATGTAAAGAATACTCCAGATGAACAGAACTGCAGTATTTACCATTCATGTCTTCTTACAATCCAttatcattcatttaacatattCTCTTCAAGGTAATTGCTAGTCAGAGTTCCTAGTTGGAAATTCCTAGTCGGAGTTTCCTAGTTGAAAATTCCGAGTCGGAGTTCTCAGTTGCAAATTTCAAGTCGAAGTTTCCCAGTTGGAAATTCCAAGTCTGAGTTTCCTAGTTGGAAATTCCTTGTCGGAGTTCCCGAGTTGGAAAATCATAGATGGAATTTTCTAGTTGGAAATTCCGACTAGGAACATGGTGGAGGGGAGAATGATTACTACTGTGACTGCTTTCCTAGTCAGAGTTTCCTAGTTGTAAATTCCTAGTCCCGAATTACCTAGTCAGAAATTCCTAGATAGTGCTACTTGATCAACTTCAACAATCAAAGGTCCAATCTGCGGTTTGTACAACATGctgaaaaaaaattgtgactttttataaATGTCCTAATTTGATCATGTCCATCTGCAGATGTTTGGCTGCTCTGGTATCTCCAGTGCAATGAGCAGGAttaggtgcttctacatcagtgttattcaccatCTTTTCCCTCTGGTCTTAGGGATAAGGTTAGGATTACATTTTCAGAGagaaaaacaagcaaaaatatgttGATCCAGGGACATGTTTTGGCAAAATCATGCTGACCTCAGGgctttgttgtcggaaagaaCAGGAATCATGGAGGACACCAGGTTCATTCTTGCCTATTTATTGGGAAAATCTTATTAAAGCCAAAATGATTTTAGCGTCCTATTCACTGACAATTCCCCACGCTATCTAGATAGTCAGTTTGATGGTGATTCTGGAATTTCAGTGAAATACAGGCAATTCTTACTGTGTATAAAACATACAATATTCTTTAAATGATTATTCACATGTGTAAATATGTGCTACTTTAACAGCAAAACAATGCAATGCAGCTGTCGTGAAAAAACTCATAAAGGATAGCAGTCGCAGCAGCGATCGTTCTCCCATCCCAATGATTTCCAGAGGTAAATACGACTTGAGTTATTTCACCAACTAGGCATTTCCAACTAGGACACTTCAACTAGGAATTTCTGACTAGGAACTCCAACTAGGAATTTCTGACTAGGAACTCCGACTAGGAATTTCTGACTAGGAACTCCGACTAGGAAAGTTCAACTAGGAATTTCTGACTAGGCACTCCAACTAGGAATTTCTGACTAGGAACTCTAAATAGGAATTTCTGACTAGGAACTCCAACTTGGAATCTTAAACTAGGAATTTCTGACTAGGAACTCCAACTAGGAATTTCTGACTAGGAACTCCGACTAGGAAAGTTCAACTAGGAATTTCTGACTAGGCACTCCAACTAGGAATTTCTGACTAGGAACTCTAACTAGGAATTTCTGACTAGGAACTCCAACTTGGAATCTTAAACTAGGAATTTCTGACTAGGAACTCCAACTAGGAATTTCTGACTAGGTACTCCGACTAGGAAAGTTCAACTAGGAATTTCTGACTAGGAACTCCAACTAGGAAACTTCAACGAGGAATGTGTGACTATGAACTCAAACTAGGAAACCTCAATGAGGAATTTCTGAATAGGAACTCCAACAAGGAATTTCTGACTAGGAACTCTAACTAGGAATTTCTGACTAGGAACTCCAACTTGGAATCTTAAACTAGGAATTTCTGACTAGGAACTCCAACTTGGAATCTTAAACTAGGAATTTCTGAATAGGAACTCCAACTAGGAATTTCTGACTAGGAACTCCGACTAGGAAAGTTCAACTAGGAATTTCTGACTAGGCACTCCAACTAGGAATTTCTGACTAGGAACTCTAACTAGGAATTTCTGACTAGGAACTCCAACTTGGAATCTTAAACTAGGAATTTCTGACTAGGAAAGTTCAACTAGGAATTTCTGACTAGGAACTCCAACTAGGAAACTTCAACGAGGAATTTGTGACTATGAACTCAAACTAGGAAACTTCAATGAGGAATTTCTGAATAGGAACTCCAACAAGGAATTTCTGACTAGGAACTTCAACTAGGAATTTCTGACTAGGAACTCCAACTAGGAAACGTCAACGAGGAATTTCTGACTAGGAACTCCAACTAGGAAACCTCAACTAGGAATTTCTGACTAGGAACTCCAACAAGGAATTTCTGACTAGGAACTCCGACTAGGAATTTCTGACTAGGACCTCCAACTAGGAAACTTTAACGAGGAATTTCTGAATAGGAACTCCAACTAGGAATTTCTGACTAAGAACTCCAACTAGGAATTTCTGACTAGGAACTCCGGAAATTTCAACGAGGAATTTCTGACTAGGAACTCCGACTAGGAATTTCTGACTAGGAACTCCAACTAGAAAACATCAATGAGGAATTTCTGCCTAGGAACTCCAACTAGGAATTTCTGACTAGGAACTTCAACTAGGAATCTCATTTATGATAGGTCTGATAGCATGTGAAGACAATGTTGGCTATGTTACTTTTAGCCAACACTAATACGATTGGCACATCGGCGCAATTTAAGAAAAACTGCTCTAATTAGTGCTGTGCTGCTTAAATTACTGGTACTAATAACATTTCATATCGTACCATTTTTAATAGCAGGGTATTGCACTACTTTTCTAGTACTGATATATCCTACAACACTACATTCATGTCCAATATCCAACTAGGAATTTCCGACTAGGAATTTCCGACTAGGAATCTCATATTTACAATAATTCtgatagcatgtgaaggcagcattgaGTATAATACatacaatatgcttcaaattaTTATTCAAACATGCACTATGTTAACATCAAGCCAGGGCGATGTAGCTGCTGTGGAAAAACGAATAAAGAATAGCATTCACAGCAGTTATCGTTCTCGGTTTAAAGTTTATGGAACGTCCAACTCGGAAACGTGATTATGAATTTCAACTTCAACTAGAAATTTCCAACTAGAAAACTGTTTTACAATAATTCTGATAGCACATGAAGATCTGTTGATTAAACTAAAGAGTCTTATGTTCGAGAAACAATTAACCGTTTATGAACATCACTGCCAGAGTAAAACCGTGTCAGTGTGATATTAAAGTGAGCTAGTGTTTATTACAGATGAACGGTAAAGCAGTGAGACGTGGGATTTCACAGATTTCATTACTCTATCATCATTGGCCGGTTATGTAACATCTTTTATGATAAAGGAACATCACTCTCACTCTATTTTATTACAAGTTATTATCTAGCATAAAGCAGATTTAATGTGCTGTCAAGAGTTATGAATGTACACTTTTCTTAGTTTCATTTTGTCTCAGATCTTGAGATGTCTAGTTGAACTTTGTGATGATACATTAAATGACCCGACACTAAATGATATGTGTGTGTCAGACTATCTTTACAAGATGATCAACTCATTGTCCAGTTTGAGTTATAAGAGTCGCATGTCTTCGTCAGAAATATTTTAATCTCTAAAGCATCACTGTCAAGCTTTATTTCTACAGTGCTCTATACAATACAGAGTGCTTTACGGTAGGAAAATAACTGGTGCATAAACTATAAAACGACTTTAATTTCAGCTAATAAAGCAGCTTTTAGGAAGACAACTCagtgtcattattcagatcaattctgttcaatgttaattCAGTTTAGTTCAATATCTGTCTAAAGttcattcattataaatgactttATCTTCAGCTATTAAAGCAGCTCCGTAGAAGACAAAagtgtcattattcagatcaattctGCTCAATGTTGATTCGATTTAGTTCAAAATGAAACTGCAAGTTCATCTCTTCATGTTTGCAGCAATCCAGACAGTTCTTATGAGTCTCAGAATCGATATGTatcatgttatatatatatatatataagggatgccacaataattaaaatataatactgAAGCGTTCGGTACGGCATGAACAGTTACGCGCTGGtggattgcattttttttttccggttttgcatttaattaattatttccatttctctcctgttttaaatatttctctcagtttatttcggctgTGTTTGAGAGTGAGTCTACACGATGaaatgagcaaatatccaatcatatgcactaaagttaggcgGTGTTTAGCCGCGgtttaacatttaatttgttttacactgaagcctgtcaaacacacgtgagTACTGGACTAAGTGTCTTACTGAGCTAATCAGGGACGTGCTCAggatttttgaggggcagttgctCTGACCTAAAAAAGGGACCCCCCCCCAACCGAAaccacccaccccacccccacccctcatgatctgtccaattacatattattgttattgccattatcattattatttcaatgccccctagtggtatttatgttctgctcaggaaaaatattataggtggggctatttttttgcaggggggtctgggggtttctcccccaagaatttttttcatttcgtagatgtgatttcctgcattttggtgcgtttgaggccatttcccttgcctacaccaataaagaactcaaaccagtcaatatcaatagtctaataaaaaaaagacaatattaatttaactgccatcaACAGTTTATGATCGTCCATTTGTTATACCTTTCCGACAACGTTAAGTCTCACCCGACAACCGCGACAATCTCCTTCTAGTGCCGCTCATGCAGGCTCAGCCAAGGCGGTTAGAAGGATTTTGGGGGCCCCAAGCAAAATGGACATGTCTAACTTTCTACAGATAAACcggtaatgattaaaaaatgtttgtaaaactttaagaaaccatttttaaaacatctataaacattacatagatagacagaccaaatattcctaacactttgttaagggttactagttggtttgtaaactgtctataaacattatctggATGGTTATTATGAAGTTGTAGCAGATGACTATAATACCtgttaaatagttaataaacagtaccagtaaaacatgtgggttgtcctgatactgtacttcaaaatgcaacagtgtaaaaattgccACACCGAATAAAGTAACTGTTTAAGATCCATTgataacttataaaaataatatcatatttgcatAAACTGTTACTACCATATATCCCGACACTAGCCCATTAAGATaagctatgaaaaaaaaaaatcatgttcctctgcctctttctggttaaataatgtttataataatagttaatgctatattaactattccaggttatttatgcatagcataaaaatagttagtatagcatgctatgccactttcatcaaaacctattacaaagctatagcaattttatgtcattaaatacgataaacagatattctggaacagatctgcgtcttccttatcccgttaaaaaaacatcttacaGTAAGTAACCGTATTCCAtccgtttgaaaaaaaagttgcactaaCTGTTCGTTACAAGCAGCATTTGCCAGGCAGGTAACgctaacataaacatatttttgctagcctacctgctgcaaaattacaccatttttgtacaaataaagctattttatatagtgtaatgtatcacttaccactatcttgttttttctcttttttcttttctggcttcctaaagcataattcCGCTTCTTGATCGCCGAggaggttttgtattttgccGGCAGCAGAGATTGCCTGGTTGGGTGGCTGTTGTCAGCGACGACTGAGAGGGCCCCCTTGAGGGGGATTCCGATAACAGTGTCAttgcactttactgcattgactatcaaaggggcgctcaagcagtttgtcgttgcattttattcttaacctgtcgctgtcttgaggccccaggccagctcggtgccccaagcaattgcttgactttcactttcggacgggtacccgaatatggaagtgaactagagtgcggatcgggctgcatttttctgtccgagcccgacccgcgtccgacagagcagtaaccgaacccgacccgagcccgacaggcattcaaatatttatgtccgagcccgacctGGAGTGATACGGATGCCGCGGGCAATATGCACGCACGTGTTGCGAGTTGTTGTCacggcgacataaacaaatttctgcatgcaggaagacggatgttagggttatataatgcatgtattttaatcacaaaaacaaaccattgcaccaagttaaacaggcccattggctacttgcataataagcagttttaaatttaaaaggttcaatgccttttcgcgctgacgtgaccgagcccgacccgaacccgaacgtcatttctaaatatctgtccgaacccggcccgacccgtcgggtaccgtcggaacccgtcgggctcgggtcgggtatccatcctctaaagTGAACGAGGCtttgcgatttttttttttttgtatctaggcctacgtgaaattctgcatccattgtacgatttttttatttatttttttccacctcggaagggcaacgtgagtcgagaagggcatatgggcagttgcccgggcaacctgagcaacccccctgtgcacgtccctggagctaatactgtcaaacacacacaaggttaacatatataaacacagtttgttatgtctaaagtgaaagtaaagtcgtgtgtgtgtgtgtgtgtgtgtgtgtgtgtgtgtgtgtgtgtgtgtgtgtgtgtgtgtgtgtgtgtgtgtgtgtgtgtgtgtgtgtgtgtgtgtgtgagatgagcaggtcttaaagtgacagtagcgcAGCCTATAGTGAACatttgtccttaaagggacagttcacctcgaaaattgtgttaataaaacaacaaaagacaaagagaaaatcactcactgctcttgaattaaaaaacaaaaaactttaatacagtagcttttaatgaaagttgtatattgaagactatgtagttttaattttagcctacatttattcattcgatttcatacttaaatgctactgtacatctctgagctgccactgtaaatttttatatatatatttattttatattatacagtaAGTTTACAGTAAGTTTACGTAAGGGTTTtttaagtcttttaagtaaaataaagaaagagtattgcagtTTTTTATATAAgagtataaaaaaaacaatctccttaacctctttctgttcctgtcgcctaagaatagaagagcaaaaaaacgaaccgaactgAAAACCGTGGGTAAAAACCAAAGTGTGTATTAAAATGTggattgttgcatccctaatatatatatgtatatgtgtgtgtgtatatatatatcagttttTCTGAAGTGTCTGCTgttatgcactgcaaaaaatgctcttcttatttagtatttttttcttgtttccagtccaaatatctaaatatttgtaaatcaagattcatttactagatcagtaaaatgataTAAGATAttattgcttgttttctggggaaaaatttcaaaatgaagtgagaggtgagaaaaataatattatttcaatcagaaacaagattatttctctcacccctttggcagatcattttgcctgttttaagcaaaaactctcttcatttagatttgattttcaacaaaacaagaaaaatcttgtcgttttactgatctagtaaatgcatcttgatttaagaattgttagatattttgattagaaacaagacaaaatgactgagtaagaagagcattttttgcagtgtatggaGAGATGGTGTTGATCCGTCTGATTGGGTCTCCAGGTATCGTGGCCCTGTGGTCTCTGGCCGTCCTGGCCTTCGAGCGCTTCTTCGTGATCTGTCGGCCCCTGGGGAACATCCGTCTGCGGGGCAAACACGCGGCTCTGGGGCTGCTGTTTGTTTGGAGCTTCTCCTTCATCTGGACCATCCCTCCTGTCCTGGGCTGGAGCAGCTACACCGTCAGCAAGATCGGCACCACCTGTGAACCCAACTGGTGAGGAGTCCAACATCATTCATCACACGCCGGGACTCTTTAAATCAACCGGTGGAGGGGATTCATGCGCTTAAAACACCTAAAAATGCAATTTCGACTAGGAAACTCACGCTAGGAATTTCCGACTCGGAAACTCCAAAACGGGAATTTCCGACTAGGAAACTCCAAAACGGGAATTTCTGACTAGGAAACTCACACTAGGAATTTCTGACTTGGAAACTCCAAAACGGGAATTTCTGACTGGGAAACTCACACTAGGAATTTCCGACTAAGAAACTCACACTAGGAATTTCCGACTAAGAAACTCACACTAGGAATTTCCGACTAAGAAACTCACACTAGGAATTTCCGACTAAGAAACTCACACTAGGAATTTCCGACTAAGAAACTCACACTAGGAATTTCCGACTAAGAAACTCACACTAGGAATTTCTGACTAGGAAACTCACACTAGGATACTCCGACTAGGAATTTCCGACTAGCAAACTCATACTAGGAAACTCCAACTAGAAATTTCTGACTAGGAAACTCCAACTAGGAATTTCCGACTAGGAAACTCACACTAGGAATTTCCGACTAGGAAACTCCAACTAGGATACTCCGACTAGGAATTTCCGACTAGGAAACTCATACTAGGAAACTCCAACTAGAAATTTCCGACTAGGAAACTCCAACTAGGAATTTCCGACTAGGAAACTCACACTAGGAATTTCCGACTAGGAAACTCCAACTAGGAATTTCCCACTAGGAAACTCACACTAGGAAACGccaaacagtaatattatgacTAGGAGACTCACACTAGGAATTTCCGACTAAGAAACTTACACTGGGAATTTCCGACTAGGAAACTCCAACTAGGAATTTCCAACTTGGAAAGCCAACTAGGAATTTCCGACTAGGGAACTCATATTTAGGATAATTCTGATAGCATGTGATGGCAGGAGTCAAACATCATTCATCATACGCCGAGACTCTTTAAATCAACTTGTTAAGGAGATTAGTGCACATAAAATACCCAAAAATGCAGTTTCACTTCAACTAGGAATTTCCGACTAGGAAAGTCCAAACTAGGAATTTCTGACTAAGGAACTCC
This window encodes:
- the valopa gene encoding vertebrate ancient long opsin a isoform X2, whose translation is MTALLYSMESFSLAVNGVSHAEDPFSGPLSFIEPWNYRVLAALMFVVTAASLSENFTVMLVTFRFTQLRQPLNYIIVNLSLADFLMSLIGGTISFLTNFHGYFFLGKWACVLEGFAVTFFGIVALWSLAVLAFERFFVICRPLGNIRLRGKHAALGLLFVWSFSFIWTIPPVLGWSSYTVSKIGTTCEPNWYSGNFHDHTFIITFFITCFILPLGVIVVCYCKLIRKLRKVSNTHGRLGNARKPERQVTRMVVVMIVAFMVAWTPYAAFSIVVTAHPRIHLDPRLAAVPAFFSKTAAVYNPVIYVFMNKQEVSGPAFEMQGRYNRGRKHQPDD